The following proteins come from a genomic window of Chryseobacterium glaciei:
- a CDS encoding mechanosensitive ion channel family protein, whose protein sequence is MQKNGLSYIDVIYKVLENWYLRFAELTPKLIVGILVFTFFLITSKYLSQGCVKVFHKLFPKSKKEGSLVTLIKVSRFMIMIMGTFIALEIMGFSGFLWKFIGSLGVAGVIAGVALKDLVSSIFSGMLIGIDKAFKIGDYITIGAHSGTVQEIGFLTTKLITDDGKKAYIPNQVIFNAPFYNITASPQRRIILNFEIPGDEDLNKVQQGILEVIKGLENVDRLDTSEVIFTDLKQGIFTLQAKFLMKVGANMVQLKSEAFMKIKQRLDSDNIQLVTPTSISITNGETTLNENHD, encoded by the coding sequence ATGCAGAAAAATGGTTTAAGTTACATCGATGTCATTTATAAAGTCCTGGAAAATTGGTATTTAAGGTTTGCAGAGCTTACCCCGAAATTAATTGTAGGGATTTTGGTTTTTACCTTTTTTCTTATTACAAGTAAATATTTAAGTCAGGGTTGTGTAAAAGTCTTCCATAAACTATTCCCAAAAAGCAAAAAAGAAGGCTCCTTAGTAACTTTAATTAAAGTTTCCAGATTTATGATCATGATCATGGGAACTTTTATCGCCTTGGAAATTATGGGTTTCAGTGGTTTTCTTTGGAAATTCATCGGAAGTTTGGGAGTTGCCGGAGTTATCGCCGGGGTTGCCTTGAAGGATCTTGTTTCAAGTATATTTTCAGGAATGCTCATCGGGATTGATAAAGCCTTTAAAATCGGAGATTATATCACAATAGGCGCTCATTCCGGAACCGTACAGGAAATTGGATTTTTAACCACAAAACTAATCACTGACGATGGAAAGAAAGCTTACATTCCCAATCAGGTAATTTTTAATGCTCCTTTTTATAATATTACAGCTTCACCTCAGCGAAGAATTATTTTAAATTTTGAAATTCCGGGAGATGAAGATCTTAATAAAGTTCAGCAAGGTATTTTAGAGGTCATAAAAGGTTTAGAAAATGTTGACAGACTAGATACGTCAGAAGTTATTTTCACCGATCTAAAACAAGGTATCTTCACTTTACAGGCAAAATTCTTGATGAAGGTGGGCGCAAATATGGTTCAATTAAAAAGTGAAGCCTTTATGAAGATTAAACAACGCCTCGACTCAGACAATATACAATTGGTAACTCCAACGAGTATAAGCATTACGAACGGAGAAACGACTTTGAACGAAAATCACGACTAA
- a CDS encoding peroxiredoxin, whose amino-acid sequence MSIKLGDTAPNFQAESSLGDVDFYNYLGDSWGILFSHPADYTPVCTTELGYTSKLRSEFEKRGTKVIALSVDGVEDHQNWIKDINETQNTDVQFPIIADKDRKVSELYDFIHPNASLTATVRSLLIIDPDKKVRLIITYPASTGRNFNEIIRVLDSLQLVDSHKIATPVNWKDGEDVIVPPSISTEDARKIFPKGVTEIKPYLRYTPQPNT is encoded by the coding sequence ATGTCAATTAAATTAGGAGATACCGCACCCAACTTTCAGGCAGAATCATCTTTAGGAGATGTAGATTTTTACAATTATCTGGGAGATTCTTGGGGGATTTTGTTTTCACATCCTGCAGATTATACACCTGTATGTACAACAGAACTTGGATATACTTCAAAATTACGGTCGGAATTTGAGAAGAGAGGTACCAAAGTAATTGCATTAAGTGTGGATGGAGTAGAAGATCATCAGAACTGGATTAAAGATATTAATGAAACTCAAAATACAGATGTACAGTTTCCTATCATTGCGGATAAAGACAGAAAAGTTTCTGAATTGTATGATTTTATCCATCCCAATGCTTCGTTAACAGCTACGGTTCGTTCTTTATTAATTATTGATCCGGATAAAAAAGTAAGATTAATTATTACTTATCCAGCTTCAACGGGAAGAAATTTTAATGAAATTATTAGAGTATTGGATTCTCTTCAGTTAGTTGATTCACATAAAATTGCAACACCTGTAAATTGGAAAGATGGGGAAGATGTTATTGTTCCACCTTCAATTTCAACAGAAGATGCAAGAAAAATATTTCCGAAAGGCGTTACAGAGATTAAGCCTTATCTGAGATATACACCACAACCAAATACGTGA
- a CDS encoding PepSY domain-containing protein codes for MDKIKDTRSFMRITHRYLGFFLAGIMAVYAVSGVLLVYRDTDFLKKEKKYEKTFARNLNEKELGKELKMKNFEVEKTEGDISTFKQGTYNAATGEAKYSKKELPFVLDKMTKLHKAQSKDTLSPLNTFFGIALFFFVISSFWMFNPKTKAFKRGMIFTIAGLVVSIILLFI; via the coding sequence ATGGATAAGATTAAGGACACGAGAAGTTTTATGAGAATTACCCACCGTTATTTAGGATTTTTCCTTGCAGGAATTATGGCAGTTTATGCGGTAAGTGGTGTTTTATTGGTTTATAGAGATACTGACTTCTTGAAAAAAGAGAAAAAGTACGAGAAAACATTTGCTAGAAACCTTAATGAAAAAGAATTAGGTAAGGAATTAAAAATGAAAAACTTCGAAGTAGAAAAAACAGAAGGAGATATTTCAACATTTAAACAAGGAACATACAATGCTGCTACAGGTGAGGCGAAATACTCTAAAAAAGAGCTTCCTTTTGTTTTAGATAAGATGACAAAACTTCATAAAGCGCAATCTAAAGACACATTGTCTCCCTTAAATACATTTTTTGGCATAGCCTTGTTCTTTTTTGTCATATCGAGTTTCTGGATGTTTAATCCAAAGACAAAAGCATTCAAAAGAGGAATGATTTTCACTATTGCAGGACTTGTTGTTTCTATTATTCTCTTATTTATATGA
- a CDS encoding TonB-dependent siderophore receptor has translation MKRQITTLGFIVLAATANAQMKFTPENDTIRIQTIEDVNLYKTGNPNKARPLSTKSNLTVMETPQPIAIISHDIIEQQQAKQLGDVLQNVNGVYLTSARGGSQDSFGGRGFIFGNDNIYKNGSRINSGVFPEVSGLERVEVLKGANAMLYGNAAAGGIINLVTKKPKFNFGGSVGLNAGSWNSYKPTIDIYGPISKNIAFRMNGAYEYAESFRDVVQSTKYYFNPSFLFNISPKSQLIVEADYLKNDITPDFGIGSITKQDGLTYELNDLLPRSAFLGTDWQYQNVQQVSTNVTFNHQFNEKWSLNSTASYQNYTKDYFSTERVQWGYEKTTNRLSWKRPLNKTYNEQNYTSAQVNLNGEFNTGKINHKVLIGADADYSAADSYTYYNPSNKLAFGNNYFYGTNGNSLGTVYLDDPSSWASGTTPDASTLEKNRINTRRIGIYAQDYISLTKEFKVIAGLRWSYIENMPTINTKFKTNKNGVVDLNSTTGKGLVNNTASSDQAISPKVGLVYSPNDNLSVFATYTNSFVANTGTLRNNEALTPTNIDQYEVGAKKNLWNNALAINLTVYQILYRNYYQVALNDAGLQLDPNGLIKDFAGKMRSRGVELDITGNPTENLSIIGGISYNNSVYLDTPEAFGYVEEQRLVRTPATTANASIFYKFTNYVKGLKVGAGIYYIGDRIAGWNDTKTGTNSLASRNGVSRSFELKDYTTVALSVGYEWSKFSIQGKVGNLFDVVNYNVHENYSVNPITPRNYYFTLTYKL, from the coding sequence ATGAAAAGACAAATTACTACCTTAGGCTTTATTGTATTGGCAGCCACAGCCAATGCACAAATGAAGTTTACTCCTGAAAATGATACCATTAGAATCCAGACTATTGAAGACGTAAATCTTTATAAAACCGGAAATCCTAATAAGGCAAGACCATTATCTACCAAGTCAAACCTTACAGTAATGGAAACACCACAGCCAATTGCTATCATCAGTCACGATATTATTGAGCAGCAACAGGCAAAACAATTGGGTGATGTTCTTCAAAACGTAAATGGTGTTTATCTTACTTCTGCAAGAGGAGGTTCACAAGACAGTTTTGGAGGTCGTGGTTTTATTTTTGGTAATGATAATATTTACAAAAACGGATCAAGAATTAACAGTGGAGTTTTCCCTGAGGTAAGTGGTTTAGAAAGAGTCGAAGTTTTAAAAGGTGCCAACGCAATGCTTTATGGTAATGCGGCTGCCGGAGGTATTATTAATTTAGTTACCAAAAAACCTAAATTTAACTTTGGAGGTAGTGTAGGATTAAATGCCGGAAGCTGGAATTCTTATAAGCCAACAATTGACATCTACGGCCCAATATCCAAAAATATTGCATTTAGGATGAATGGAGCTTATGAATATGCTGAAAGTTTCAGAGATGTGGTACAGTCTACAAAATATTATTTTAATCCTTCATTTTTATTTAATATCAGTCCAAAATCACAATTGATTGTTGAAGCTGATTATCTTAAAAATGACATTACTCCTGATTTTGGGATCGGGTCTATTACAAAACAGGATGGTCTTACTTATGAATTAAATGATTTACTTCCAAGAAGTGCATTTTTAGGAACCGACTGGCAATATCAAAATGTTCAACAGGTTTCAACGAACGTTACTTTTAATCATCAGTTTAATGAAAAATGGTCTTTAAACAGTACAGCTTCTTATCAAAACTATACTAAAGATTATTTTTCTACGGAAAGAGTACAGTGGGGATATGAAAAAACCACCAATCGTCTTTCATGGAAAAGACCTTTAAACAAAACATATAACGAACAAAACTATACTTCTGCACAGGTAAACCTTAATGGTGAATTTAATACAGGAAAAATTAATCACAAAGTATTAATTGGAGCAGATGCAGATTACAGTGCTGCAGATTCTTATACCTATTATAATCCGAGCAACAAGCTGGCATTCGGGAATAACTATTTTTACGGAACAAACGGAAACAGCCTTGGAACAGTTTATCTTGATGATCCTTCAAGCTGGGCAAGTGGAACAACTCCTGATGCTTCAACATTAGAAAAGAACCGTATCAATACCAGAAGAATTGGAATATATGCACAAGATTACATCAGCCTTACCAAAGAGTTTAAAGTAATAGCAGGATTACGTTGGTCATATATTGAAAACATGCCAACAATAAACACTAAATTCAAAACTAATAAAAATGGAGTTGTTGATCTTAATTCAACGACAGGTAAAGGATTAGTAAACAATACTGCATCATCAGACCAGGCAATATCTCCAAAAGTTGGATTAGTTTATTCTCCAAATGATAATTTATCTGTTTTTGCTACATACACAAACTCTTTTGTCGCTAATACAGGTACATTAAGAAATAATGAAGCTTTAACTCCAACAAATATTGATCAATATGAAGTCGGAGCTAAGAAAAACCTTTGGAACAACGCTTTAGCAATTAATCTTACTGTTTATCAAATATTATATAGAAACTATTATCAGGTAGCATTAAATGATGCAGGACTTCAATTGGATCCGAACGGATTGATTAAAGATTTTGCCGGAAAAATGCGTAGCCGTGGTGTAGAGCTTGATATTACAGGAAATCCTACTGAAAACCTTTCCATAATTGGAGGTATTTCATACAACAATTCTGTATATCTTGACACACCGGAAGCTTTCGGATATGTTGAAGAACAAAGATTGGTGAGAACGCCTGCTACAACTGCAAACGCGTCAATTTTCTATAAATTTACCAACTATGTAAAAGGATTAAAAGTAGGGGCAGGTATTTATTATATCGGTGATAGAATCGCAGGATGGAATGACACAAAAACCGGTACAAACAGTTTAGCTTCAAGAAATGGAGTAAGCAGAAGTTTTGAATTAAAAGATTACACAACAGTTGCTTTATCTGTAGGTTACGAATGGAGCAAATTCTCAATCCAAGGAAAAGTGGGTAATTTATTTGATGTTGTAAATTACAATGTTCATGAAAATTATTCTGTAAACCCTATTACGCCTAGAAATTACTATTTCACATTAACATATAAACTTTAA
- a CDS encoding Gfo/Idh/MocA family oxidoreductase has protein sequence MQLVKVGLCAFGMSGKIFHAPFLKEHPGFFMSAVVERSKEESKEKYPDATIYKSVEEMLAHADIELVVVNTPVQTHFEYVKMSLEAGKNVIVEKPFTVNVAEAEELVKLAEEKGLFLSVYQNRRFDRDFLQVQKIMSEGKLGEIKETEIRFDRFRTTASGKAHKEDPQATGSGSLHDLGSHLVDQAVQYFGFPEKLFADVFSMKGEEFANDYFEILLYYKNDLRVRLKSSVFSKEAHYAYVIHGEKGSFLQERTDNQENELVAGSIPVYGKDWTIPLKETDGILNVLNENSETERTLTSSEPGNYMNYYQNIYEHIVFGYYLPSPAGEIIQNMKIIDAAWDSSKQGKVVEL, from the coding sequence ATGCAATTGGTAAAAGTTGGACTTTGTGCTTTTGGAATGAGTGGAAAAATTTTTCATGCACCATTTTTAAAAGAACATCCAGGATTTTTTATGTCGGCTGTTGTGGAAAGAAGCAAAGAAGAGTCAAAAGAAAAATATCCTGACGCGACAATCTATAAATCGGTAGAAGAAATGTTGGCTCATGCTGATATTGAATTAGTTGTAGTCAATACTCCGGTTCAGACTCATTTTGAATATGTTAAAATGTCTCTCGAAGCTGGAAAAAATGTAATTGTTGAAAAACCTTTCACCGTAAATGTTGCTGAAGCCGAAGAATTGGTAAAATTAGCCGAAGAAAAAGGATTATTTCTAAGTGTTTATCAAAACAGAAGATTTGACCGCGATTTTCTTCAGGTTCAAAAAATAATGAGTGAAGGAAAATTAGGTGAAATCAAAGAAACTGAAATTCGTTTTGACCGTTTCCGTACAACTGCGAGTGGAAAAGCGCATAAAGAAGATCCTCAGGCAACTGGTTCTGGCTCTCTTCATGACTTAGGATCGCATTTGGTAGATCAGGCAGTACAGTATTTTGGATTTCCGGAAAAACTTTTTGCTGATGTATTTTCAATGAAAGGGGAAGAGTTTGCCAATGATTATTTCGAGATTCTTCTTTATTATAAAAATGACTTAAGAGTAAGATTGAAATCCTCTGTTTTCAGTAAAGAAGCTCATTATGCATATGTGATTCACGGTGAAAAAGGAAGCTTCCTACAAGAAAGAACAGATAATCAGGAAAATGAATTGGTTGCAGGATCAATTCCTGTTTACGGTAAAGACTGGACGATTCCTTTAAAAGAAACTGATGGGATTTTAAATGTTTTAAATGAAAATTCAGAAACAGAAAGAACACTTACTTCAAGCGAACCCGGGAATTACATGAATTATTACCAAAATATCTACGAACACATTGTTTTTGGATATTATTTACCATCGCCGGCAGGAGAAATTATTCAGAATATGAAAATTATCGATGCCGCTTGGGATAGCTCGAAACAGGGTAAAGTAGTTGAATTGTAA
- a CDS encoding ABC-F family ATP-binding cassette domain-containing protein: protein MNYVSVENLTKSYGIKVLFENISFHVNEGDKIAIVAKNGSGKSTLLKILMGKEIADSGTVVINKDIQVVLFDQEIDFDSDLTIDEFMMTLDSAPIQALKNYHKSLLSTDYDFIEKALAEMEIHKAWDLENDMAQILSQLKITELDAKMGTLSGGQIKRVALAKLLTETRAEHRHTLLIMDEPTNHLDVEMVEWLESYLSKAKITLILVTHDRYFLDAVCGIIWEMEDKNLYFHNGSYATYLENKMIREDNMNSTIDKANNLYRKELEWMRRQPKARTTKSKSRQDDFYETEKIAKTDTRKESLELDFEMKRLGNKILELRDISKSYGDKLLLKDFSYQFQRGEKVGIVGKNGAGKSTLLNIIQGLEPRDSGEIETGETIKFGYFSQKGLKYKEDERVIDFIKEISENFPLANGRTISASQFLRLFLFDDQTQYSPISKLSGGEKRRLHLMYILYQNPNFLIFDEPTNDLDLPTLTVLENFLLNFQGSLIIVSHDRYFMDRIVDHILAFEGEGKIRDFIGNFSEYRENLKLEEKSPKVVVEKKIEAPVSAPAPVPTPQSQAPKRKLSFKEQRELETIDKEIPQLEEQRAKILEQLNNESEYDKIAKLSAELEAISEKLENHEMRWLELQEI, encoded by the coding sequence ATGAATTACGTTTCTGTCGAAAACCTTACCAAATCTTATGGCATCAAAGTTTTGTTCGAAAATATCTCTTTCCATGTAAATGAAGGAGACAAAATTGCCATTGTTGCCAAAAATGGGAGCGGAAAGTCTACCCTTCTTAAAATTTTGATGGGCAAAGAAATTGCAGACAGCGGAACTGTAGTTATTAATAAAGATATTCAGGTTGTTTTGTTTGATCAGGAAATTGATTTTGATTCTGACTTAACGATCGACGAATTTATGATGACGCTTGATTCAGCGCCAATTCAGGCATTGAAAAATTACCATAAATCGCTACTTTCCACAGATTATGATTTCATTGAAAAAGCTTTAGCCGAAATGGAAATTCATAAAGCCTGGGATCTGGAAAATGATATGGCGCAAATCCTGTCTCAGTTGAAGATCACAGAGCTGGATGCGAAAATGGGAACTCTTTCCGGAGGTCAGATCAAACGTGTTGCATTGGCAAAATTATTGACTGAAACCAGAGCTGAGCACCGTCACACTTTACTTATCATGGATGAGCCCACCAACCACCTTGATGTGGAAATGGTAGAATGGCTGGAAAGTTATTTGAGTAAAGCTAAAATCACTTTAATACTGGTAACTCACGACAGGTATTTCTTAGATGCTGTTTGTGGAATTATCTGGGAAATGGAAGATAAAAATCTGTATTTCCACAATGGTTCTTATGCAACTTATCTTGAAAACAAAATGATTCGTGAGGATAATATGAATTCTACCATCGACAAAGCCAACAATCTTTACAGAAAAGAATTGGAGTGGATGAGAAGACAACCTAAAGCGAGAACTACAAAGTCCAAATCCAGACAGGATGACTTTTACGAAACTGAGAAAATAGCTAAAACCGACACAAGAAAAGAATCTCTGGAGCTTGATTTCGAAATGAAAAGGCTTGGAAATAAAATCTTAGAACTTAGAGATATTTCTAAAAGTTATGGTGATAAATTATTACTAAAAGATTTCAGTTATCAGTTTCAAAGAGGTGAAAAAGTAGGAATTGTAGGAAAAAATGGTGCCGGGAAATCTACCTTATTAAATATCATCCAAGGACTTGAACCTAGAGATTCCGGAGAAATTGAAACCGGAGAAACAATCAAATTCGGTTACTTTTCGCAAAAAGGACTTAAATATAAAGAAGACGAAAGAGTTATTGATTTCATCAAAGAAATTTCTGAAAACTTTCCTTTAGCCAACGGAAGAACGATCTCTGCATCACAATTTTTGAGGTTATTTTTATTTGACGATCAAACCCAATATTCGCCAATCTCAAAACTTTCGGGAGGTGAAAAAAGAAGATTGCACTTGATGTATATTTTATATCAGAATCCAAACTTTTTGATATTTGATGAACCTACGAATGACCTTGATCTTCCAACATTGACTGTATTGGAAAATTTCCTATTGAATTTCCAAGGAAGTTTAATTATTGTTTCTCACGACAGGTATTTTATGGACAGAATTGTTGACCATATTTTAGCATTTGAAGGAGAAGGAAAAATCAGAGATTTTATCGGAAACTTCTCAGAATACAGAGAAAATTTAAAATTAGAAGAAAAAAGTCCTAAAGTTGTTGTTGAGAAAAAAATTGAAGCTCCTGTTTCTGCTCCTGCTCCAGTTCCAACACCACAATCACAGGCTCCAAAAAGAAAACTTTCTTTTAAGGAACAAAGAGAATTGGAAACTATTGACAAGGAAATTCCTCAATTGGAAGAGCAACGCGCAAAGATTCTTGAGCAACTTAATAATGAAAGTGAATATGATAAAATCGCTAAACTTTCTGCAGAATTAGAAGCAATTTCTGAGAAATTGGAAAACCATGAAATGAGATGGTTGGAGCTTCAGGAGATATAA
- a CDS encoding DUF1761 domain-containing protein, with protein MMQINFLAIAVAALVPLIMGFIWYHPKIFGTVWMQEVGLTEEKMKGSNMGFVFVFAFILSFLIAFFLQMITIHQFGALGMIGGDETNAKPSFFAFMKDYGTAYRSFGHGALHCFMAGVLFVFPLTAINAMFERKSWKYTFINTAYWTITITIMGGIVCGWYSPEGFNWVTQK; from the coding sequence ATGATGCAAATTAACTTTCTGGCTATTGCGGTAGCCGCATTAGTACCCCTTATTATGGGATTTATCTGGTACCATCCAAAAATTTTCGGAACCGTTTGGATGCAGGAAGTGGGATTAACTGAAGAGAAAATGAAAGGATCAAACATGGGATTTGTCTTTGTTTTCGCATTTATCCTCTCTTTTTTAATTGCTTTTTTCTTACAAATGATCACTATTCATCAATTCGGAGCTTTAGGAATGATTGGTGGAGATGAAACGAACGCAAAACCTTCATTTTTTGCCTTCATGAAAGACTACGGAACAGCTTATCGTTCTTTTGGTCACGGTGCTTTGCATTGTTTTATGGCTGGGGTTTTATTTGTATTTCCACTTACGGCAATCAATGCCATGTTTGAAAGGAAATCTTGGAAATATACCTTCATTAATACAGCATATTGGACAATAACTATCACAATTATGGGCGGAATTGTCTGCGGTTGGTATTCTCCGGAAGGTTTTAATTGGGTTACACAAAAATAA
- a CDS encoding alpha/beta fold hydrolase, whose amino-acid sequence MKKLNILFLIFFTFYINAQVVSGTVFSKEENKPIPYVKIGVEKEKIGVISDEKGNFSIDLSGIDVTHKVRIEVPGYENYSESVQNFSKQNSQKVFLNEKVKNIQEVKLVPKKLVDKNWGVNTKTKHVMYSVNPQFRKEDFLGETALEFNASKRSKIKNINLNIASYKSDKPVLMRYSIYSEKNGFPDKNILEEEITVQLTEDMIKDGVFSLDVNHYNIWVQGKFFIGIQFLKEFEGKINISAALFRTGFLRKFYGDWEKITLAAPAINIDVKVDKNGKNVKDETVASDENLTDLIPDLSKYNMEKENSIYGKNSSVGKVLKLKNTDLYYEIYGEGEPLILLHGNSGSIQEFYQQIPELSKYYKVIAIDTRGQGKSTDSSKTDFTYKIFADDVKALVDELGLKKVNIVGWSDGGNTGLEFALKYPDHLKKLVTIGANVFPEGVDSRLLNNMKTQLQVFQAENDPAKFNEIRLLKIMLKEPNITKNSLNKIQNSVFIIAGENDVIKKEHTEFIAKQLPNSELKIYKNATHFIPLENPEELNADILEFLRK is encoded by the coding sequence ATGAAAAAACTCAATATTTTATTTCTTATATTTTTTACTTTTTACATCAACGCACAGGTTGTTTCCGGAACAGTTTTCTCCAAAGAAGAAAATAAACCGATTCCATATGTAAAGATCGGTGTTGAAAAAGAAAAAATTGGTGTTATTTCAGATGAAAAAGGAAATTTTTCAATCGATCTTTCCGGAATTGATGTAACTCATAAAGTAAGAATAGAAGTTCCAGGCTACGAAAATTATTCAGAATCTGTTCAAAATTTTTCAAAACAAAATTCTCAGAAAGTTTTTCTAAATGAGAAAGTGAAAAATATTCAGGAAGTAAAACTTGTACCTAAGAAGTTAGTTGATAAAAACTGGGGCGTGAATACTAAGACAAAACATGTGATGTACTCAGTAAATCCACAATTTCGAAAAGAAGATTTCTTAGGAGAAACTGCCTTGGAATTTAATGCCAGCAAAAGATCTAAGATTAAAAATATCAACTTAAATATTGCAAGTTATAAATCAGATAAACCTGTTTTAATGCGTTACAGTATTTACAGCGAGAAAAACGGTTTTCCGGATAAGAATATTTTAGAGGAAGAAATTACGGTTCAATTAACAGAAGATATGATAAAAGACGGAGTTTTTTCGTTAGATGTTAATCATTATAATATTTGGGTTCAGGGAAAATTTTTCATTGGAATTCAATTTTTAAAGGAATTTGAAGGTAAAATAAATATCAGTGCGGCATTATTTCGAACAGGCTTTTTAAGAAAATTCTACGGAGATTGGGAGAAGATAACTTTGGCAGCTCCCGCAATAAATATTGATGTAAAAGTTGATAAAAATGGAAAGAATGTAAAAGATGAAACGGTTGCTTCTGATGAAAATCTTACAGACCTTATTCCTGATTTAAGCAAATATAATATGGAAAAAGAAAATTCTATTTACGGTAAAAATTCTTCTGTAGGAAAGGTTTTAAAGCTGAAAAATACAGATCTGTATTATGAAATATATGGTGAAGGTGAGCCTTTGATTTTACTTCATGGTAACAGTGGAAGTATTCAAGAATTTTATCAACAGATTCCCGAACTTTCTAAATATTATAAAGTAATAGCTATCGATACGAGAGGTCAGGGGAAAAGTACAGATTCATCAAAAACCGATTTTACCTATAAAATTTTCGCGGATGATGTAAAAGCTTTGGTTGATGAATTGGGCTTAAAAAAAGTAAATATCGTCGGATGGAGTGATGGCGGAAATACCGGTCTTGAGTTTGCTTTGAAATATCCAGATCATCTGAAAAAACTTGTAACAATCGGAGCTAATGTTTTCCCAGAAGGGGTAGATTCGCGACTTTTAAATAATATGAAAACTCAGCTTCAGGTTTTTCAGGCTGAAAATGATCCTGCCAAATTCAATGAAATACGTTTGCTGAAAATTATGCTGAAAGAACCGAATATCACGAAAAATTCTTTAAATAAAATTCAAAATTCTGTTTTTATAATTGCCGGAGAAAATGATGTAATCAAAAAAGAACATACGGAATTTATAGCGAAACAACTTCCAAATTCTGAGCTTAAAATCTATAAAAATGCGACACATTTTATTCCTTTAGAAAATCCGGAAGAATTGAATGCAGATATTTTAGAATTTCTGAGAAAATAA
- a CDS encoding glycoside hydrolase family 25 protein translates to MTQKKYTKKTAKKIHDNRRKNYFFRRKIVLAILFVALLGTGLYLKQSISYYYALYFNKFSHKKLHNNEKETLRIQKILSNNLDKTYGFDISHYQNREDIKWDSLSIGNKTIPLEFVVMRATMGNRNADKHFEEFWQQAKKNELIRGAYHFYRADEDPVIQANNFLANVKLESGDLPPILDIEKIPKRKTNKKLIEDLKVWCKIIEETYGEKPIIYTYYHYYKDFLKGEFDDYPLWLANYNDVPTPSPEGNWDFWQFTESGIVHGINTKVDLDIYNGSLWSLKRLTID, encoded by the coding sequence ATGACACAAAAAAAGTACACCAAAAAAACTGCCAAAAAGATTCATGACAACAGGCGAAAAAATTATTTTTTCCGTCGCAAAATTGTCTTGGCCATTTTATTTGTTGCTTTATTGGGAACGGGATTGTATTTAAAACAATCGATAAGCTATTATTACGCTTTATATTTTAATAAATTCAGTCATAAAAAACTCCATAATAACGAAAAGGAAACATTAAGAATTCAAAAAATTCTTAGCAATAATCTTGATAAAACGTACGGATTTGATATTTCTCATTATCAAAACCGAGAAGATATAAAATGGGACAGCCTGAGTATCGGAAATAAAACCATTCCGCTGGAATTTGTAGTGATGAGAGCTACAATGGGCAACCGAAATGCCGACAAACATTTTGAAGAATTTTGGCAGCAGGCGAAGAAAAATGAATTAATTCGTGGCGCTTATCATTTTTACAGAGCTGATGAAGATCCTGTAATTCAAGCGAATAATTTCTTGGCTAATGTAAAATTAGAAAGCGGAGATCTTCCCCCAATTTTGGATATTGAGAAAATTCCGAAGCGAAAAACCAACAAAAAATTAATTGAAGATTTAAAAGTTTGGTGTAAAATCATCGAGGAAACTTACGGCGAAAAGCCGATTATTTACACCTATTATCATTATTATAAAGATTTTTTAAAAGGTGAATTTGATGATTATCCGCTTTGGCTGGCCAATTACAATGATGTTCCTACTCCATCTCCAGAAGGCAATTGGGATTTCTGGCAGTTTACAGAAAGCGGAATCGTTCACGGAATCAATACCAAGGTAGATTTGGATATTTATAATGGCAGCTTGTGGTCTTTGAAAAGATTGACGATAGATTAA